The genome window TGAACGAAATTGCAAATGTTCACAAAGCAATTCAACCACAAGAGACGTTATTTGTGGTAGATGCCATGACTGGACAAGATGCGGTAAATACTGCAAAAGCGTTCAACGATAGATTAAATTTTGACGGAGTTATCTTAACGAAGTTAGATGGTGATACACGTGGTGGTGCTGCTATTTCGATTAAATCGGTAGTAAACAAACCTATTAAATTCATCGGTACAGGTGAAAAAATGGAAGCTATCGACGTGTTTTATCCAAATCGTATGGCGGATAGAATCTTGGGAATGGGAGACGTTGTTTCCTTAGTAGAAAGAGCACAAGAGCAATACGACGAAGAAGAAGCAAGAAAATTACAGAAGAAAATCGCTAAAAACGAATTTGGTTTTGACGATTTCTTAGCGCAAATCCAACAAATCAAGAAAATGGGGAACATGAAAGACCTTGTTGGAATGATTCCTGGTGCTGGAAAAGCGTTAAAAGATGTAGAAATTCAAGACGATGCTTTCAAACATATTGAAGCCATTATTCACTCGATGACACCTGCAGAAAGAAGCAAACCATCTATTATTGATGTAAAACGTAAAATGAGAATTGCGAAAGGTTCGGGTAGAAAAATTGAAGAAGTGAACCAATTAATGAAGCAATTCGACCAAATGAGTAAAATGATGAAAATGATGCAAGGTGGTGCAGGTAAAAACCTGATGAAAGCCATGGGCGGAATGAAAGGCATGAGATAAACTGTAAAGACGCGATTTATCGCGTCTTTTTTATAAAATAAAATACACACAAACAACACAACAAAATGCAATTATTAGACGGAAAAAAAGTTTCGGAAGACATTAAAAATGAAATTGCTGCTCAGGTAGCAGAAATGAAAGCAAATGGTGAAAAAGTACCTCATTTAGCAGCTATTATTGTTGGTAATGATGGTGCAAGTTTAACTTATGTAGGAAGTAAAGTTAAGTCGTGCGAACGCGTTGGTTTTGAATCAACTTTAATAAAAATGCCTAGCACAACTTCTGAAACGGAACTTCTAAAGAAAATTAAAGAGTTGAACGAAAATGATGATATCGACGGTTTTATTGTTCAGTTGCCTTTACCAAAACAAATTGATACGCAAAAAATCATTGAAGCAATTGATCCAAGTAAAGATGTAGATGGTTTCCATCCAGAGAATTTTGGAAAAATGGCTTTAGATATGTCTACTTTTATTCCTGCAACACCTTTTGGAATCTTAGAATTATTAGAACGTTATAATGTTCAAACAGAAGGAAAGCATACTGTAGTAATCGGAAGAAGTCATATTGTTGGTCGTCCTATGGGAATTTTAATGGGAAGAAAAGGATTTCCTGGAAATTCGACTGTAACGGTTACTCATAGTCAAACAAAAAATATCAATCAAATTACTTCACAAGCCGATATTATTATTTCTGCATTAGGAGTTCCAAATTTCTTAAAAGCAGAAATGGTAAAAGACGATGTTGTTGTAATCGACGTTGGAATTACAAGAGTAGAAGATGAAACTACTGAAAAAGGCTACAGAATTGTTGGTGACGTAGATTTTGAAAATGTGTCAAAAAAAGCGTCTTACATTACGCCAGTTCCTGGTGGAGTAGGGCCAATGACAATTGCAATGTTATTGAAAAATACATTGTTAGCTAGAGAGCAAAAAAGAAATAGATAATATTAAGATTAAATTTTTTTAAACCCAGATTCGAAAGAGTTTGGGTTTTTTATTTGGAATTTTAACATAAACTGTAGAAAAACTACAGCAATGGTTCTGAATAAGCGTTTTAAATTGTACCCGAAATTAAATTTCATAAATTATAATATGATTTTAAAATTAAAAAGTATTAAATTTAAAACAATGAAAAAACAATGAAGAAAAAAATCTATCTCTTTTCAAAAATTGTATTGCTTACTACATTGATTTCGCTAATTTTTAGTTGTGAAAAAGATTTATATGATGACGTTATTCAACAAAATCAAAATAAGCAAATAAATATTAAACAAATTTCTTTAGAAAAATTTAATTTAAGAATGAGACAAATGAAAAATAAACCTGATATAGAAAGGTTTATGGTTTCATCTAAAAATAGTTTTCTACAAAACAGAACAGAAAGTACTTCGGGGTTTGAAATCGTTACAGACGACATCAAAGAAATTACACAGGGTGATTATACTTCATACACAATGTATGTTAAAACATCTGATACTACAAATAATATTTATAATATTACGATTGAAGAAGTAGATGGATATACAACTTTTTTTATTACTAAATATATTCCTGATACAAATTGGTTAGAAAATAAAGATCAACCTTTTGAGGGTGAAATAATTACTTTCAGAGAACCAAATACTAATTCTGATGGAACTGTTAGTTTGCAAGAATATATGGAACTTATTGGAGATGATTTATATGCTGCGGGTGGCGGTGGTGGAAATTCAACTTCTGGATTTGGAAATAATTTGGGGCCTTCAACAATATATCCATCAGACTGTAATGGTGAAGTTCACACAACAGTTGTAGTAGAAGCATTAATGTGTTCAGATAATGAGCATTGGCCTTGGACACCAGGTATTTGTATTGCTGATAGAAAAGCACGAATTTCAACAAGAACATATTATGAATGTATTCCTAATATTGGAGGTAATCCTTATGGTAATGGAAATACCTCAGGTTCAGGAGATACGTCTGGAGGCAATACTTTAGGTGGTGGCGGTAGTGGAACAGGTACTGGTTCAGGTGGCACAAGTACAGGTGCTGTAACCGGTTCAATTACCACAATTGTAGACCCAACAGAAGAAGAAAAGAAAACTCCTTGTGAAGAATTAATAGAAAATGATTCAATTTCTGACTTTAATACTAAAATGGCAGAATTAAAAATTAAATCTGGAACACAAAATTTTGAATCAGCTCATGCTATTTATCAAAATGCTGGAGCAGGATTGATTATAGGTGATGAGTTTACAGGACAATCAAATGCTAATGGGGAAGGTAGGGAAGTTTATTTATCACTTAATTCTTCAATTACTACTAATGCCATAAACTGTGTAGGATTTATTCATTGTCATTTGGACAATGGAACAACTTTTAAAGTTTTTTCTTTAGATGATATTATTGCTTTAG of Flavobacterium channae contains these proteins:
- the ffh gene encoding signal recognition particle protein, which produces MFDNLSDKLDKALHILKGHGKITDVNVADTLKEVRRALLDADVNFKIAKDFTTRVKEKAIGENVLTTLQPGQLMVKIVKDELTELMGGDAAGINLSGNPSVILMSGLQGSGKTTFSGKLANFLKTKKNKKPLLVACDIYRPAAINQLHVVGGQIGVEVYSEPENKNPVEIAQNAIKHAKANGFNVVIIDTAGRLAVDEEMMNEIANVHKAIQPQETLFVVDAMTGQDAVNTAKAFNDRLNFDGVILTKLDGDTRGGAAISIKSVVNKPIKFIGTGEKMEAIDVFYPNRMADRILGMGDVVSLVERAQEQYDEEEARKLQKKIAKNEFGFDDFLAQIQQIKKMGNMKDLVGMIPGAGKALKDVEIQDDAFKHIEAIIHSMTPAERSKPSIIDVKRKMRIAKGSGRKIEEVNQLMKQFDQMSKMMKMMQGGAGKNLMKAMGGMKGMR
- a CDS encoding bifunctional 5,10-methylenetetrahydrofolate dehydrogenase/5,10-methenyltetrahydrofolate cyclohydrolase produces the protein MQLLDGKKVSEDIKNEIAAQVAEMKANGEKVPHLAAIIVGNDGASLTYVGSKVKSCERVGFESTLIKMPSTTSETELLKKIKELNENDDIDGFIVQLPLPKQIDTQKIIEAIDPSKDVDGFHPENFGKMALDMSTFIPATPFGILELLERYNVQTEGKHTVVIGRSHIVGRPMGILMGRKGFPGNSTVTVTHSQTKNINQITSQADIIISALGVPNFLKAEMVKDDVVVIDVGITRVEDETTEKGYRIVGDVDFENVSKKASYITPVPGGVGPMTIAMLLKNTLLAREQKRNR